The following coding sequences are from one Coregonus clupeaformis isolate EN_2021a unplaced genomic scaffold, ASM2061545v1 scaf0827, whole genome shotgun sequence window:
- the LOC121562708 gene encoding LOW QUALITY PROTEIN: receptor-type tyrosine-protein phosphatase-like N (The sequence of the model RefSeq protein was modified relative to this genomic sequence to represent the inferred CDS: deleted 1 base in 1 codon): MGRLLGPDPDRGPPRSEGDGLPHATRVKEGSSGLVLALVSMACVGGVVVVALTIACLRHHTQQLASGKLGLGPEGGPETHFDYQELCRQHMAAKTSFSRQEAVGVGAGGPEGTDTSRVSSVSSQFSDGPQHSPSSHSSTPSWSEEPAQSNMDISTGHMILAYMEDHLKNKDRLLKEWEALCSYQAEPSAATVAQSEPHLEKNRCPDSLPYDHSRVKLKAESNSTKEDYINASTIIDHDPRLPAYIATQGPLAHTIADFWQMVWENGCTVIVVMTALVEDGDTQCVRYWPDEGSSLYHIYEVNLVSEHIWCKDFLVRSFYLKNVQTQETRTLTQFHLLSWPANGIPTSTRPLLDFRRKVNRCYRGRSCPIIVHCSDGTGRTGTYILIDMVLNRMAKGVKEIDIAATLEHIRDQRPSLVHTKDQFEFALTAVAEEVNAILKALPQ; this comes from the exons aGGAGCGAGGGTGATGGGCTGCCCCATGCCACGCGGGTGAAGGAGGGCTCCAGCGGGCTGGTACTGGCGCTGGTGTCCATGGCGTGTGTGggcggggtggtggtggtggcgctGACCATCGCCTGTCTCAGACACCACACTCAGCAGCTGGCCTCAGGGAAACTGGGCCTCGGACCCGAGGGAGGACCAGAGACACACTTTGACTACCAG GAGCTCTGCAGGCAGCACATGGCAGCCAAGACGTCGTTCAGTCGTCAGGAGGCGGTGGGTGTGGGAGCGGGGGGGCCGGAG GGGACGGACACGTCCAGGGTGAGCAGTGTGTCGTCCCAGTTCAGCGACGGACCCCAACACAGCCCCTCCTCACACAGCAGTACACCCTCCTGGAGCGAAGAGCCCGCCCAGTCAAACATGGACATCTCTACTGGTCACATGATACTG GCCTATATGGAGGACCATCTGAAGAATAAGGACCGTCTGCTGAAGGAGTGGGAGGCTCTGTGCTCCTACCAGGCTGAACCCAGTGCTGCTACAGTAGCACAGAGTGAACCCCACCTGGAGAAGAACCGCTGCCCTGACTCTCTGCCCT ATGATCACTCCCGTGTAAAACTGAAGGCAGAGAGCAACTCCACCAAGGAAGACTACATTAACGCCAGCACCATA ATTGACCACGACCCTCGACTGCCTGCTTACATCGCCACCCAGGGACCACTGGCACACACCATCGCTGACTTCTGGCAG ATGGTGTGGGAGAATGGATGCACAGTGATAGTGGTGATGACTGCCCTGGTTGAGGACGGAGACACTCAGTGTGTTCGCTACTGGCCTGACGAGGGATCCTCCCTCTACCACATCTACGAG GTGAACTTGGTCTCTGAACACATCTGGTGTAAGGACTTCCTGGTTCGTAGTTTCTACCTGAAGAACGTGCAGACCCAGGAGACTCGTACCCTGACACAGTTCCACCTGCTCAGCTGGCCCGCCAATGGAATCCCCACCTCCACACGCCCTCTGCTGGACTTCCGCAG GAAGGTGAATAGGTGTTACAGAGGTCGATCCTGCCCCATCATCGTCCACTGCAG TGACGGCACTGGCAGAACTGGAACCTACATCCTTATTGACATGGTCCTCAATCGCATGGCTAAGG GTGTGAAGGAGATTGACATTGCTGCGACATTGGAACACATTCGGGACCAGAGACCGAGCTTAGTGCACACCAAG gACCAGTTTGAGTTTGCCCTGACCGCCGTGGCTGAAGAGGTCAATGCCATCCTGAAGGCTCTGCCACAGTGA